A window of Argopecten irradians isolate NY chromosome 1, Ai_NY, whole genome shotgun sequence contains these coding sequences:
- the LOC138330751 gene encoding uncharacterized protein, producing the protein MTSYIYCACLLGLMAAIVQSQTVWNVLNFPDPRYEPTRCGRHSEVAESWICDPNNIISSDDATAIDAMLKMAEETTTCGCQSCRTENKGYVIMVALMPQMQRIINESNSLKSILQDARVYAYYLSLYWDFTTCDNQVLILFDQHHDVIYTLTQRDARRRLTDDLVNEISLENRRLFDVKEKASIAQGLKNMIQSYTDILRRS; encoded by the exons ATGACCTCCTACATTTACTGTGCATGTCTGCTGGGTCTGATGGCCGCCATAGTCCAGTCTCAGACAGTGTGGAACGTATTGAACTTTCCTGATCCCCGGTATGAACCAACCAGATGTGGACGTCACTCCGAGGTCGCCGAATCCTGGATCTGTGATCCAAATAATATTATCTCCTCGGATGATG CCACCGCTATAGACGCCATGTTAAAGATGGCGGAGGAAACAACCACATGTGGCTGTCAGTCGTGCCGAACTGAAAACAAAGGTTACGTCATTATGGTGGCTCTAATGCCTCAAATGCAGAGAATCATCAA cGAGTCGAACAGTCTGAAGAGTATCCTCCAAGACGCTCGGGTGTATGCCTACTATCTCTCTCTTTACTGGGATTTCACGACATGTGACAACCAAGTCCTCATCCTATTCGACCAGCACCATGACGTT ATATACACACTCACCCAGAGGGACGCCAGGAGACGTCTTACTGACGATCTTGTCAATGAAATAAGCTTGGAAAACAGACGACTTTTTGACGTAAAGGAAAAGGCTTCGATAGCACAGGGTCTGAAAAACATGATTCAATCTTATAC AGACATCCTCCGCCGTTCTTGA
- the LOC138330761 gene encoding glutathione S-transferase 3, mitochondrial-like, translated as MEAFTLSPDFGYVVLVVFATVILLQWLGIQVVMARKKYEVSYPRMYSDNDDRFNCVQRAHQNTLEVYPTYLVLQIFGGLYAPKLGALCGLIWIAGRVAYAYGYYTGDPEKRNRGAFGYLGLLTLLICTVMFGLSLIGFI; from the exons ATGGAAGCGTTTACGCTATCTCCCGATTTTGGATATGTTGTCCTAGTTGTCTTTGCAACAGTTATTTTGCTGCAATGGTTGGGTATTCAAGTTGTCATGGCAAGGAAGAAATATGAAGTTTCT tACCCGAGGATGTACAGTGATAATGATGACCGCTTCAACTGTGTACAAAGAGCACACCAGAATAC ACTCGAAGTCTATCCTACATACCTTGTACTGCAAATTTTCGGAGGCCTTTATGCACCA AAACTAGGAGCACTTTGTGGACTGATTTGGATAGCTGGACGAGTGGCCTATGCATACGGATATTATACTGGTG ACCCAGAGAAGAGAAACCGTGGAGCGTTTGGATACCTGGGTCTGTTGACTCTTCTGATATGTACTGTGATGTTCGGTCTGTCACTCATCGGCTTCATCTAA